The Deinococcota bacterium genome includes a window with the following:
- the selD gene encoding selenide, water dikinase SelD, with translation MADKASIRLTQTVKKGGCAAKIAAGTLSSLLKTLPRQSHPDLVVGSDLLDDAAVWRLASGQLLVQTLDFFTPILDDPRDFGAVAAANALSDVYAMGATPITALTILAYPLETLGEEVLAELMAGAVDKVGESGALLVGGHSIEDDTLKLGFSVAGLAAPDGLWSNQGACNGDVLVLTKAVGTGTLTGALKSGELSCLDISEAVRSMTALNRLDLPAELHRAVHAATDVTGFGLLGHALHLAQGSKLSLRLESEAVPLLEHAAETLARGVLTRAHGSNTRYVEAEVGGREAISEAAWLALVDPQTSGGLLLSVAADAAPALLAHLRPRFPRAAAVGEVVSRTEKPLLIS, from the coding sequence GTGGCTGACAAGGCAAGCATCCGACTGACCCAGACCGTCAAGAAGGGCGGCTGCGCGGCCAAGATCGCCGCCGGCACGCTCTCCAGCCTGTTGAAGACCCTGCCCCGCCAGAGCCACCCCGACCTCGTCGTCGGCAGCGACCTCTTAGACGACGCGGCGGTGTGGCGGTTGGCCAGCGGGCAGCTCCTCGTCCAGACGCTCGACTTCTTCACGCCGATTTTGGACGACCCCCGCGACTTCGGCGCGGTGGCGGCGGCCAATGCGCTCAGCGACGTCTACGCCATGGGCGCCACGCCGATCACCGCCCTGACCATCCTCGCCTACCCGCTCGAGACCCTGGGAGAGGAGGTCCTAGCCGAACTCATGGCCGGCGCGGTGGACAAGGTCGGCGAGTCCGGCGCACTCCTCGTCGGCGGCCACTCGATCGAGGACGACACCCTCAAGCTGGGCTTCAGCGTCGCGGGCCTGGCCGCGCCGGACGGGCTCTGGAGCAACCAGGGCGCGTGCAACGGCGACGTGCTCGTCCTCACCAAAGCCGTCGGCACCGGCACCCTGACGGGCGCGCTCAAGAGCGGTGAACTCAGCTGCCTGGACATCAGTGAGGCCGTTCGTTCGATGACCGCGCTCAACCGGCTCGACCTTCCCGCCGAGCTGCACCGCGCGGTTCACGCCGCCACCGACGTGACGGGCTTCGGCCTTCTGGGCCACGCGCTGCACCTGGCCCAGGGCTCCAAGCTCAGCCTGCGCCTGGAGAGCGAGGCGGTTCCCCTGCTCGAGCACGCCGCCGAGACGCTGGCGCGAGGCGTCCTGACGCGGGCGCATGGCAGCAACACCCGCTACGTCGAGGCCGAGGTCGGCGGGCGCGAGGCGATCAGCGAGGCGGCGTGGCTGGCGCTGGTGGACCCGCAGACGAGCGGCGGCCTCCTGCTCAGCGTCGCCGCGGACGCGGCGCCTGCGCTGCTGGCGCACCTGCGGCCGCGCTTTCCCAGAGCCGCCGCCGTCGGCGAGGTGGTCTCGAGGACAGAAAAACCCCTTCTCATCAGCTGA
- the mnmH gene encoding tRNA 2-selenouridine(34) synthase MnmH: MDGFTVSAERLYPRGGGRAAWRIVDVRAPAEFAKGALPGAVNAPILSDAERHEVGLRYQEQGQAAARRLGYRLVEAELAARVARWQRLAAEAPSLLACWRGGLRSELACAFAARPDLPRLQGGYRAARQHLTKTAAEMLKNLPVLVVAGLTGSGKTRLIRSLRDSSPPRSLALDLEGQARHRGSAFGGLPEGQPSQASFENALAAELVLADPGRLILEDESRFIGLRQLPAELYARVAASPVVLLEESLASRSWAIFDEYVAQAAEREGVAQARAGLEASLRRLHKRLGGASLSWMLASLGAAEREGAWNVFEAHRPWLSEILKRYYDPLYLRALEGLDRPVAFRGGREECEAWLTRQASD, translated from the coding sequence GTGGACGGTTTTACGGTATCCGCCGAAAGGCTCTACCCCCGTGGCGGCGGCAGGGCCGCCTGGCGGATAGTCGACGTGCGCGCGCCCGCCGAGTTTGCCAAGGGCGCCCTGCCGGGCGCGGTCAACGCCCCTATCCTGAGCGACGCCGAGCGGCACGAGGTCGGCCTCCGCTACCAGGAACAGGGCCAGGCGGCGGCCAGGCGGCTCGGTTACAGGCTGGTGGAGGCCGAGTTGGCCGCGCGCGTCGCCCGCTGGCAGAGGCTGGCGGCGGAGGCGCCGAGCCTGCTGGCCTGCTGGCGGGGCGGCTTGCGCAGCGAGCTCGCCTGCGCGTTTGCGGCGCGGCCCGACCTGCCCAGGTTGCAGGGCGGCTACCGGGCGGCGCGGCAGCACCTGACAAAGACCGCGGCGGAGATGCTCAAAAACCTGCCGGTCCTGGTGGTGGCGGGGCTCACCGGCTCGGGCAAGACGCGGCTCATCCGCAGCCTGCGGGATTCGAGTCCGCCTCGGAGCCTCGCGCTCGACCTGGAAGGGCAGGCTCGCCACCGCGGCAGCGCCTTTGGCGGCCTGCCGGAAGGCCAGCCGAGCCAGGCCAGCTTCGAAAACGCGTTGGCCGCCGAACTCGTCCTGGCCGACCCGGGGAGGCTCATCCTCGAGGACGAGTCGCGCTTTATCGGCCTGCGCCAGCTCCCCGCCGAGCTCTACGCGCGCGTCGCCGCCAGCCCGGTCGTCCTCCTCGAGGAGAGCTTGGCCAGCCGCAGTTGGGCCATCTTCGACGAGTACGTCGCCCAGGCCGCCGAGCGCGAGGGCGTGGCGCAGGCGAGAGCGGGGCTCGAGGCGAGCCTGCGACGCCTGCACAAGCGCCTGGGCGGCGCCAGCCTGAGCTGGATGTTGGCGAGCCTGGGGGCCGCCGAACGAGAAGGTGCCTGGAACGTCTTCGAGGCGCACCGGCCCTGGCTCAGCGAAATCCTGAAACGCTACTATGACCCCCTCTACCTGAGGGCGCTCGAGGGGCTGGACCGGCCGGTCGCCTTTAGGGGCGGGCGCGAGGAGTGTGAAGCGTGGCTGACAAGGCAAGCATCCGACTGA